The proteins below come from a single Serratia ficaria genomic window:
- the tssB gene encoding type VI secretion system contractile sheath small subunit — MSNSYQSEIPKARVNIQLSLHTGGAQKKVELPLKLMVVGDYSHGAEQRPVSERETVGINKNNFDKVLAEFSPSVCLSVENTLAGDGSEENVSLSFHEMKDFEPEQVAAQIPQLKAMLAMRNLLRDLKANLLDNATFRKELEKILLDPALSAELRSELSALAPKQP; from the coding sequence ATGTCTAACTCCTATCAGTCCGAGATCCCCAAGGCCCGCGTTAATATTCAGTTAAGCCTGCATACGGGCGGTGCGCAGAAAAAAGTCGAATTGCCCCTCAAGTTGATGGTGGTAGGGGATTACAGCCACGGTGCCGAACAACGTCCGGTGTCGGAGCGTGAGACGGTCGGCATAAATAAAAACAACTTCGACAAAGTGCTGGCTGAGTTTTCCCCTTCAGTGTGTCTTTCCGTAGAGAACACCCTGGCCGGTGACGGCAGCGAAGAAAACGTCAGCCTTTCCTTCCACGAAATGAAAGATTTCGAACCCGAGCAGGTAGCCGCCCAGATACCTCAGTTGAAGGCCATGCTCGCCATGCGCAATCTGCTGCGCGACTTGAAGGCTAACCTGCTGGACAACGCGACCTTCCGCAAAGAGTTGGAAAAAATCCTGCTCGACCCTGCGCTTAGCGCTGAACTGCGCAGTGAGCTGTCTGCTCTGGCGCCGAAACAACCATAA
- the tssC gene encoding type VI secretion system contractile sheath large subunit has translation MLMSVKNENTAGAGNVVLERPEAGGVYASLFEKINLNPVSELSALDIWQDAQAMSDATADERLTAGMQVFLECLTKAGSKVEKLDKTLIDHHIAELDYQISRQLDAVMHHEAFQSVESLWRGAKSLVDKTDFRQNVKIELLDLSKDDLRQDFEDAPEIIQSGLYKHTYIDEYDTPGGEPIGALISAYEFDASAQDVALLRNISKVSAAAHMPFIGSAGPKFFLKDNMEDVAAIKDIGNYFDRAEYIKWKSFRETDDSRYIGLVMPRVLGRLPYGPDTVPVRSFNYVEEVKGPDHDKYLWTNASFAFAANMVRSFINNGWCVQIRGPQAGGAVQDLPIHLYDLGTGNQVKIPSEVMIPETREFEFANLGFIPLSYYKNRDYSCFFSANSTQKPALYDTVDATANSRINARLPYIFLLSRIAHYLKLIQRENIGTTKDRRLLELELNAWVRGLVTEMTDPGDDLQASHPLRDAQVIVEDIEDNPGFFRVKLYAVPHFQVEGMDVNLSLVSQMPKAKA, from the coding sequence ATGCTGATGTCTGTAAAAAATGAGAATACCGCCGGCGCTGGGAACGTGGTACTGGAGCGTCCGGAAGCCGGGGGGGTATACGCCTCCCTGTTTGAAAAGATCAACTTAAACCCGGTTTCCGAGCTGAGTGCGCTGGATATCTGGCAGGATGCGCAGGCGATGTCGGATGCGACCGCCGACGAGCGCCTGACAGCCGGTATGCAAGTGTTTCTGGAATGCCTGACTAAAGCGGGCTCAAAAGTCGAGAAACTGGATAAGACCCTGATTGACCACCATATCGCAGAGTTGGATTACCAAATTAGCCGCCAACTGGACGCGGTAATGCACCATGAGGCATTCCAGTCCGTTGAGTCACTGTGGCGCGGCGCCAAGTCACTGGTCGATAAAACCGATTTCCGTCAGAACGTTAAAATCGAGCTGCTTGACCTGTCGAAAGACGATCTTCGTCAGGACTTCGAAGACGCGCCGGAGATTATTCAGAGTGGACTGTATAAACACACCTATATCGATGAGTACGATACCCCGGGTGGCGAACCTATTGGCGCACTGATTTCCGCCTATGAATTTGATGCGTCAGCGCAGGACGTGGCGTTACTGCGCAATATCTCCAAAGTCTCCGCTGCGGCGCATATGCCGTTTATCGGTTCGGCTGGACCTAAGTTCTTCCTCAAAGACAATATGGAGGACGTGGCGGCCATCAAAGATATCGGTAACTACTTTGACCGCGCCGAATACATCAAATGGAAATCCTTCCGCGAGACGGACGACTCCCGCTATATCGGTCTGGTGATGCCGCGCGTACTGGGCCGCCTGCCGTACGGTCCGGACACCGTGCCGGTGCGCAGCTTCAACTACGTCGAAGAAGTGAAAGGCCCGGATCACGACAAATATCTGTGGACCAACGCTTCCTTTGCGTTTGCCGCCAACATGGTGCGCAGCTTCATCAACAACGGCTGGTGCGTGCAAATCCGTGGCCCGCAGGCCGGTGGCGCCGTTCAGGACCTGCCTATCCATCTGTACGATCTGGGCACCGGCAATCAGGTGAAGATCCCGAGTGAGGTGATGATCCCGGAAACCCGCGAGTTTGAATTCGCCAACCTCGGCTTCATTCCGCTGTCCTACTACAAAAATCGCGACTACAGCTGCTTCTTCTCGGCAAACTCCACCCAGAAACCGGCACTGTACGACACCGTCGATGCGACGGCCAACAGCCGCATCAACGCGCGTCTGCCGTACATCTTCCTGCTGTCTCGTATTGCGCATTACCTGAAGCTTATTCAGCGTGAAAACATCGGTACCACCAAGGACCGTCGTCTCCTGGAGCTGGAGCTTAACGCCTGGGTTCGCGGTCTGGTGACGGAAATGACCGATCCGGGCGACGACCTGCAGGCGTCTCACCCGCTGCGCGATGCGCAAGTCATCGTGGAAGATATCGAGGACAACCCGGGTTTCTTCCGCGTGAAGCTGTATGCGGTACCGCATTTCCAGGTGGAAGGTATGGACGTGAACCTGTCGCTGGTTTCCCAGATGCCGAAAGCAAAAGCCTAA
- the tssK gene encoding type VI secretion system baseplate subunit TssK, with protein sequence MKTEQPLWGRGIMISPQHFQQQAAYAAWSAECIARMGLNHPWGMIESVFEPDALKLGRLQARKLHVRFPDGTLIDTDNADALPPVLSLDSESRDVVVLLALPLLRANGGNCLKPDEVADRPVRFRQRWRDVRNQFGEDLRQIAVMQPELTLRFAHQNNSDYLTCPVARLQQDLQGVWRLDDGFLPPLLTVQSSRWLATQLEQLMTQLRARLTRLMAMRRESNERMADFAVADVSLFWLLNALNSAEPVLGQFQRNLQSPAERLHTELSRLAGSLLTFSLEHQVSVIPAYQHERLNAVFPPLFDLLSDLLEASLPSRVVSIELEHDKRLHFWQARLHDPRLREGADYYLSVRSPMPVAQLQEQFPRQCKVGSPDHVRGIVNSSRVGVPLTPLRHVPAAIPLRLENQYFSLDISHPLATDMLDSGNCMFYVPGMLGEPELELFAVLRT encoded by the coding sequence ATGAAAACGGAACAACCGTTATGGGGCAGGGGCATCATGATCTCTCCCCAGCATTTCCAGCAACAGGCCGCGTATGCGGCCTGGTCCGCGGAATGCATTGCCCGAATGGGACTCAATCATCCCTGGGGGATGATTGAGTCTGTCTTTGAACCGGACGCACTGAAGCTCGGCCGTCTGCAGGCCCGTAAGCTGCATGTCCGTTTCCCGGACGGGACGCTTATCGATACAGATAATGCCGATGCGCTGCCCCCGGTTCTGTCACTGGACAGCGAATCGCGTGACGTGGTGGTGTTACTGGCGCTGCCCCTGCTGCGGGCGAATGGCGGCAACTGCCTGAAACCTGATGAGGTGGCCGATCGTCCGGTGCGTTTCCGTCAGCGTTGGCGAGACGTGCGTAACCAGTTTGGTGAAGACCTCCGCCAGATTGCGGTGATGCAGCCGGAACTGACGCTGCGCTTTGCCCATCAAAACAACAGCGATTATCTGACCTGCCCGGTGGCCCGTCTGCAGCAGGACTTGCAGGGCGTCTGGCGGCTTGATGACGGATTTCTCCCGCCGCTGCTGACCGTACAGAGCAGCCGCTGGCTGGCGACCCAACTCGAACAGCTGATGACACAGCTGCGCGCCCGTCTGACCCGTTTGATGGCTATGCGCCGCGAAAGCAATGAGCGGATGGCGGATTTTGCGGTGGCCGACGTGTCTCTCTTCTGGCTGCTCAATGCCCTGAACAGTGCCGAGCCGGTACTGGGCCAGTTCCAGCGCAATCTGCAGAGCCCGGCAGAACGCCTTCATACCGAACTGTCCCGCCTGGCCGGCAGTCTGCTGACCTTCTCCCTGGAACATCAGGTGAGTGTGATACCGGCCTATCAGCACGAGCGACTGAATGCCGTTTTCCCACCGCTGTTTGATTTACTGAGCGACTTGCTGGAGGCGAGCCTGCCGTCTCGGGTGGTGTCAATTGAGCTTGAGCACGATAAGCGGCTGCACTTTTGGCAGGCACGTCTGCACGATCCCCGTCTGCGTGAAGGTGCCGACTACTACCTGTCGGTGCGCTCCCCGATGCCGGTGGCGCAGCTGCAGGAGCAGTTCCCGCGCCAGTGCAAGGTGGGAAGCCCGGATCATGTCAGGGGCATCGTGAACTCCTCACGCGTCGGGGTTCCGTTGACACCGCTGCGCCATGTGCCGGCGGCCATTCCACTACGTCTGGAGAACCAGTATTTCAGCCTCGATATTTCCCATCCCCTGGCAACTGACATGCTCGACAGCGGCAACTGCATGTTTTATGTCCCGGGTATGCTTGGTGAGCCGGAGCTTGAACTCTTTGCGGTGCTGAGAACATGA
- the tssL gene encoding type VI secretion system protein TssL, short form, which produces MSERQRGTAASIDIDALLQDTWLQAISLRHGPTFQDGEGRMLWERCIADVERVQRELKASELDEASCQHILTAQCALLDEAVKGRGVEDDACVQWYDIPLQGHFLGTMDAGDTLCDRMRDVLREPAPDQAVVTCFQRVMMLGFLGSFRSVNDPERQKLVSALSEHVPTFSYPQTHPVLAGSSAGRGMGGWLASWPVRIGLSVVAVAALWWGLSNWLDQMLLTLLPGAVK; this is translated from the coding sequence ATGAGCGAACGTCAACGCGGGACCGCCGCGTCCATTGATATCGATGCCCTGCTGCAAGACACCTGGCTACAGGCGATTAGCCTGCGCCACGGCCCGACATTCCAGGACGGGGAAGGCCGGATGCTGTGGGAACGCTGCATTGCTGATGTCGAGCGTGTGCAGCGTGAGCTGAAAGCGAGCGAGCTCGATGAGGCCAGCTGTCAGCATATTCTCACTGCGCAGTGTGCGCTGCTCGATGAGGCGGTCAAAGGCCGCGGCGTGGAGGATGACGCCTGCGTGCAGTGGTATGACATTCCCCTGCAGGGGCATTTCCTCGGCACCATGGATGCCGGTGACACCCTGTGCGATCGGATGCGCGATGTGCTGCGTGAACCGGCTCCTGACCAGGCTGTCGTGACCTGCTTTCAGCGGGTCATGATGCTGGGGTTCCTCGGCAGTTTCCGCTCAGTGAACGACCCGGAGCGCCAGAAACTCGTCAGCGCACTCAGTGAACATGTCCCGACCTTCAGCTATCCGCAAACCCATCCTGTACTGGCGGGAAGCAGTGCCGGGCGGGGAATGGGGGGATGGCTGGCGTCATGGCCCGTGCGTATTGGCCTGAGCGTGGTGGCGGTCGCCGCCCTATGGTGGGGGCTGAGCAACTGGCTCGATCAAATGCTGCTGACCCTGTTGCCGGGAGCCGTGAAATGA
- a CDS encoding OmpA family protein, with protein MSPAQQRGLALWAVLLSAVVCLVFLPASRRVSVLVFLVVLGLIAASWYIASRRVQHDVALHLDDLPEATYRQPVVLVCGDLPLAWRHQSPVLTVTQGCWIRVEGFQDLEQAARQVLWQRPDWGRQLSVMVSVCPQKLADCEALTSRLLALRWQISQLRKDTGHSVPLVLNGQVGSAMTNDLLWQAAIPGEGMRVWRESSAPSSIAAWVTTGGTPAMQQQVLMNSLMSWFHQHVEAVFLDENPDVPAIAPAAVLWGMGPILAGSLASSAWTAWLSRHTAMQQVTGWQPVGTDSTVISPFPDFILPLLPEGRGLTSRGRAWRCALGIFTLAAIAALLGSGWNNRQLLHRVSFDIARYDRIPMDDYGPKADAVAVLREDAAQLDGQARNGVPARMSLGLYQGERLRMPVLDAIRSYVPPPPPSKPQPKPAPKIVRLDSMSLFDSGKYVLKAGSTKMLINSLVGIKAKPGWLIVVAGHTDNTGNPALNQALSRKRAAAVRDWMRDTGDVPESCFAVQGHGESRPVATNDTPEGRALNRRVDISLVPQADACRIPGNTPTSSQDDGVTDN; from the coding sequence ATGAGTCCCGCACAACAGCGCGGGCTTGCGCTGTGGGCCGTCCTGCTGAGTGCAGTGGTCTGCCTGGTTTTTCTGCCTGCATCCCGGCGGGTGTCCGTTCTTGTTTTTCTGGTTGTTCTGGGGCTGATTGCGGCGTCCTGGTACATCGCCAGCCGTCGTGTTCAGCACGACGTCGCCCTGCATCTGGATGACCTCCCGGAAGCCACGTACCGTCAGCCGGTGGTGCTGGTCTGCGGCGATCTGCCGCTGGCCTGGCGGCATCAGTCACCGGTGCTCACTGTTACGCAGGGGTGCTGGATCCGCGTGGAGGGTTTTCAGGATCTGGAGCAGGCAGCCCGTCAGGTACTGTGGCAGCGCCCTGACTGGGGGCGCCAGCTGTCGGTGATGGTCAGCGTCTGCCCGCAGAAGCTCGCCGACTGCGAAGCACTGACCAGTCGCCTGCTGGCCCTGCGCTGGCAGATCAGCCAGTTGCGCAAGGATACCGGGCATTCCGTGCCGCTGGTACTGAATGGTCAGGTCGGGAGCGCGATGACGAATGACCTGCTCTGGCAGGCGGCGATCCCGGGAGAAGGGATGAGGGTCTGGCGTGAGTCTTCAGCACCGAGCTCTATCGCCGCATGGGTCACCACCGGCGGAACGCCAGCGATGCAGCAACAGGTGCTGATGAACAGCCTGATGAGCTGGTTCCATCAGCACGTCGAAGCCGTCTTTTTGGATGAGAACCCCGATGTTCCGGCCATCGCACCTGCAGCGGTGCTGTGGGGAATGGGGCCTATCCTTGCCGGGAGCCTGGCGTCATCGGCCTGGACGGCGTGGTTGTCCCGTCACACCGCCATGCAGCAGGTGACTGGCTGGCAGCCGGTGGGGACGGACAGTACGGTGATATCGCCGTTCCCGGATTTCATCCTGCCGCTGCTGCCGGAAGGGCGGGGATTAACCTCGCGGGGGCGTGCCTGGCGCTGTGCACTCGGGATCTTCACTCTGGCGGCCATTGCGGCACTGCTCGGCAGTGGCTGGAACAATCGCCAGCTGCTGCACCGCGTGAGCTTCGATATTGCCCGCTATGACCGTATCCCGATGGATGATTACGGTCCGAAAGCCGACGCCGTCGCGGTGCTGCGAGAGGACGCCGCGCAGTTGGATGGCCAGGCGCGTAATGGCGTACCGGCCCGGATGAGCCTCGGCCTGTATCAGGGCGAGCGTCTGCGTATGCCGGTGCTGGATGCGATCCGCTCGTATGTTCCGCCGCCACCGCCGTCCAAACCGCAACCGAAGCCGGCCCCGAAAATTGTGCGGCTCGACAGCATGTCGCTGTTCGATTCCGGCAAATACGTGCTGAAGGCGGGCTCCACCAAAATGCTCATTAACTCCCTGGTGGGCATCAAAGCCAAGCCGGGCTGGCTGATTGTGGTAGCAGGCCACACGGATAACACCGGGAATCCAGCACTCAATCAGGCACTTTCCCGGAAACGTGCCGCAGCGGTACGTGACTGGATGCGCGATACCGGCGATGTGCCGGAAAGTTGTTTTGCGGTGCAGGGCCATGGCGAAAGCCGCCCTGTCGCAACCAACGACACCCCGGAAGGCCGTGCGCTTAACCGACGTGTCGACATCAGTCTGGTACCGCAGGCAGATGCCTGCCGGATACCGGGCAACACCCCGACGTCATCACAGGATGATGGCGTTACCGACAATTAA
- the hcp gene encoding type VI secretion system effector Hcp, with translation MAIPVYLWLKDDGGADIKGSVDVKDREGSIEVVAQQHNLYIPTDNNTGKLTGTRIHTPFLFTKEIDSSSPYLYKAVTTGQTLKSAEFKWYKINDAGQEVEYFNTRLENVKVVKVNPVMHDVKDPAYEKHNHLEQLELRYEKITWTYKDGNIIHSDSWNERATA, from the coding sequence ATGGCAATTCCAGTTTATCTTTGGCTGAAAGACGACGGCGGCGCGGACATTAAAGGGTCTGTAGATGTTAAAGACCGCGAAGGCAGCATTGAAGTGGTGGCGCAGCAACACAACCTGTATATCCCGACCGATAACAACACCGGCAAGCTGACCGGCACCCGTATCCATACCCCGTTCCTGTTTACCAAGGAAATCGACTCCTCCAGCCCCTATCTGTACAAGGCAGTGACCACCGGTCAGACCCTGAAATCCGCCGAATTCAAGTGGTACAAAATCAACGACGCCGGTCAGGAAGTTGAGTACTTCAACACCAGGCTGGAAAACGTGAAGGTGGTGAAGGTGAACCCGGTCATGCATGACGTGAAAGACCCGGCTTACGAGAAACACAATCACCTCGAACAGCTTGAACTGCGTTACGAAAAAATCACCTGGACCTACAAAGACGGCAACATCATTCATTCCGATTCATGGAATGAGCGCGCCACCGCCTGA
- the tssH gene encoding type VI secretion system ATPase TssH, whose product MEKTAILLRRLNPYCARAMEGAASLCQTRAHAEILPEHWLLKLLEQGEGDLTVLARRYEWDMDTLWQDLLGWLDKQPRSARHRPQLSDNIQTLMQDAWMRASLAGEEHIRSAHLLMALLDKPKLARCDGLWPLLTLGQSQLERLRPLLDAQSDERPDAQQAEVLAQRHGSEVEFVGRPVGAEPKEGELNPVLQNALDKFTLDVTAKAKEGKIDPVFGRDTEIRLMVDILSRRRKNNPILVGEPGVGKTALVEGLALRIAEGNVPESLKPVVLRALDLGLLQAGAGVKGEFEQRLKNVIEAVQQSPKPILLFIDEAHTLIGAGNQAGGADAANLLKPALARGELRTIAATTWSEYKQYFERDAALERRFQMVKVDEPDDDTACLMLRGLKSRYAEHHNVHITDDAVRAAVTLSRRYLTGRQLPDKAVDLLDTASARVRMSLDTVPEAIVRLKAQLTALALEEQALLDDIAVGGTAQRDRLSMIEQQRQAKTDALAQLESRFIDEKSLAQQLMASRKDISQQAEIVALQQRLENEQKGEALIQVDVDTRTLANVIADWTGVPFSSLMKDEQAELLNLEEEIGKRVVGQDAALNAIAQRLRAAKTGLTSENGPQGVFLLVGPSGTGKTETALALADVLYGGEKSLITINLSEYQEPHTVSQLKGSPPGYVGYGQGGILTEAVRKRPYSVVLLDEVEKAHRDVMNLFYQVFDRGFMRDGEGREIDFRNTVILMTSNLGSDPIMQLLDQQPEATEGDLHALLRPILRDHFQPALLARFQAVIYRPLSEPAMRIVVEMKLGQVSKRLHRHYGLTTHIDESLYDALTSACLLPDTGARNVDSLLNQQILPVLSQQLLTHMAAKQKPQSLRLGWREEEGIGLEFGHMQGESV is encoded by the coding sequence ATGGAAAAAACGGCAATTCTCCTGCGTCGTCTCAACCCCTACTGCGCCCGTGCGATGGAAGGGGCGGCTTCACTCTGCCAGACCCGTGCGCATGCGGAAATTCTGCCGGAGCACTGGCTGCTGAAATTGCTGGAGCAGGGCGAAGGTGACCTCACGGTGCTGGCGCGTCGCTATGAATGGGATATGGATACCCTGTGGCAGGATTTACTCGGCTGGCTGGATAAACAACCGCGCTCTGCGCGCCACCGGCCCCAGTTATCTGACAACATCCAGACCCTGATGCAGGACGCCTGGATGCGGGCGTCACTGGCAGGTGAAGAACACATTCGCAGTGCCCATCTGCTGATGGCACTGCTGGATAAACCGAAACTGGCACGCTGTGATGGTCTGTGGCCGCTGCTGACACTGGGCCAGAGCCAGCTGGAGCGCCTGCGTCCGTTGCTGGATGCGCAGTCCGACGAACGCCCGGATGCCCAGCAGGCCGAGGTCCTGGCGCAACGTCACGGCAGTGAAGTGGAGTTTGTCGGCCGCCCGGTCGGCGCAGAACCGAAAGAAGGTGAACTGAATCCGGTCCTGCAGAATGCGCTGGATAAATTCACCCTTGATGTCACCGCGAAGGCGAAGGAGGGCAAGATTGACCCGGTGTTCGGCCGTGACACCGAAATCCGCCTGATGGTGGATATTCTCTCCCGCCGTCGTAAAAACAACCCGATCCTGGTCGGTGAACCGGGCGTGGGGAAAACCGCACTGGTCGAAGGCCTGGCGCTGCGCATCGCCGAAGGCAATGTGCCTGAGTCGCTCAAACCTGTTGTTCTGCGTGCCCTCGACCTCGGTCTGCTGCAGGCGGGGGCGGGCGTAAAGGGCGAATTTGAACAGCGTCTGAAAAACGTGATTGAGGCGGTGCAGCAATCACCGAAGCCCATTCTGCTGTTTATCGACGAGGCGCATACCCTTATCGGCGCCGGCAATCAGGCGGGCGGCGCGGATGCGGCCAACCTGCTGAAACCGGCGCTGGCGCGGGGTGAACTGCGCACCATTGCCGCGACGACCTGGTCCGAATACAAGCAGTACTTCGAGCGCGATGCCGCCCTGGAGCGCCGCTTCCAGATGGTCAAGGTGGACGAACCTGATGATGACACGGCATGTCTGATGCTGCGCGGCCTGAAATCCCGCTATGCCGAACACCATAACGTGCACATCACCGACGACGCGGTGCGTGCCGCAGTCACGCTTTCTCGCCGCTATCTGACCGGCCGTCAGTTGCCGGACAAAGCGGTTGACCTGCTCGATACCGCAAGCGCCCGTGTGCGCATGAGTCTTGATACCGTGCCGGAAGCGATAGTGCGCCTGAAGGCGCAACTGACTGCGCTGGCGCTGGAAGAGCAGGCCCTGCTGGACGATATCGCGGTCGGGGGCACTGCACAGCGCGACCGTCTGAGCATGATTGAACAACAGCGGCAGGCAAAAACCGATGCTCTGGCGCAGCTTGAATCCCGTTTTATCGACGAAAAATCGCTGGCACAGCAGCTGATGGCCAGCCGGAAAGACATCAGCCAGCAGGCAGAAATCGTGGCGCTGCAGCAACGGCTGGAAAATGAACAAAAGGGCGAGGCCCTGATTCAGGTGGATGTGGACACTCGCACCCTGGCTAACGTGATTGCCGACTGGACCGGAGTGCCGTTTTCATCATTGATGAAAGACGAGCAGGCCGAACTGCTGAACCTGGAAGAGGAAATCGGCAAACGCGTTGTGGGCCAGGATGCAGCGCTCAACGCCATCGCCCAGCGCCTGCGCGCCGCCAAAACCGGGCTCACGTCCGAAAACGGCCCGCAGGGCGTGTTCCTGCTGGTCGGCCCGAGCGGCACCGGTAAAACCGAAACCGCGCTGGCGCTGGCCGATGTGCTGTACGGCGGCGAAAAGTCGCTTATCACCATCAACCTGTCGGAGTACCAGGAGCCGCACACGGTTTCTCAGCTGAAAGGCTCGCCACCGGGCTACGTCGGGTACGGCCAGGGCGGTATCCTGACCGAGGCGGTGCGTAAGCGGCCGTACAGCGTGGTGCTGCTCGACGAGGTGGAGAAAGCGCACCGCGACGTAATGAATTTGTTCTATCAGGTGTTTGACCGGGGCTTTATGCGCGACGGCGAAGGGCGCGAAATCGACTTCCGTAACACCGTGATCCTGATGACCTCCAACCTCGGCAGCGACCCCATCATGCAACTGCTGGATCAACAACCGGAAGCCACCGAAGGCGACCTGCACGCGCTGCTGCGCCCAATATTGCGCGACCACTTCCAGCCCGCGCTGCTGGCCCGCTTCCAGGCGGTGATTTACCGCCCGCTGAGCGAGCCCGCGATGCGCATCGTTGTTGAAATGAAACTCGGGCAGGTGAGCAAACGCCTGCACCGTCACTACGGCTTGACCACGCATATTGATGAGAGTCTGTATGACGCGCTCACGTCCGCCTGCCTGCTGCCGGATACCGGCGCGCGCAACGTCGACAGTCTGCTGAATCAACAAATTCTGCCGGTGCTGAGTCAGCAGCTGCTGACCCACATGGCCGCGAAACAGAAACCACAGTCGTTACGGCTTGGCTGGCGTGAGGAAGAGGGCATCGGGCTGGAGTTTGGCCATATGCAAGGAGAGAGCGTATGA